In Anopheles bellator chromosome 2, idAnoBellAS_SP24_06.2, whole genome shotgun sequence, the genomic stretch TATGTGTTTCTCTTTTACTCTACCTCGGAAACTCATTCCACGTTCGCGTACAATCCGGCTTTccttctcgctcactctctccgTTCTTTTGCAGTTTCCCATTGACCGGCACAGTGAGTTGGAGATTTTTGGCACGAATCTTTGGACGGCTTATTTGGATATTCGTTGTGCAGGTTGGGTAACGCAGAAGATAAACGGAGTTGTGAGTAACCCGTTAGCGTTCCGGAACAATCACCAGCGTTGCCATAGCATCCGGGAAGCGCGAACCCGGAGAACGAGTGTCCCCATAACGTaggagcatcatcatcatggtgaAGATTGAAGATTTTAAGCTCTCGTGCGAATTGACCGGTCACAAGCTGGATGTGCGTGCCGTAACCGAGGGCAACGACTTCCTCGTTACCGGATCACGGGATAAAACGGCTAAGATTTGGGCAAAGCAGGGGTAAGCATGGGTGACTCCTGTTGGTACTGTGTTTCTTGTTGTTATTTCTCAGCATTCCCTTCACAGTCATGGCTACCAGGACACGGAAACGCTGAGGAATCACACCAACTATGTCGGTGCGATCCTCTTTGTGGAAGCCAACGGTTGGATTTGTACAGCCAGCAATGATGCGACGATCGCCATTTTTCGCTATCCGGGACCAACGGACCCCATCGGTGTGCTGAAAGGGCATACGTCGGCCGTTTGTGCGTTGGCGGTGGGCAACGATGGATCGACACTGATCTCGGGTAGCTGGGACAAAACGGCCAGACTGTGGACGAATGTGCCTGGTTCGATGACCAACCTTGCCCTTGTCGGACACGAGGCGGCCGTTTGGGCTGTGGCATGTCTCCCAAGTGGCCGATTTCTGACCGGGTCGGCCGACAAAAGTATCTTCGTGTGGAACGAAACGGGGCAGAAGTTGGCAGTACTAAAGGGCCACAAGGACTGTGTTCGTGGTTTGTGTCCCCTTCCGGAGACCAGTGGAGGCGGGTTTCTGAGCTGCTCGAACGATGCCACGATCCGCCAATGGAGCGACACATACGAGTGTGTGAAAGAGTTTCACGGCCACAGCAATTACATCTACAGCATCGCCCGTTCAGATGCCTGGGGCGACAGTGTGTTTGTTACGGCGGGCGAAGACAGTACCGTGCGGATGTGGCATCTGCGGGAGGGTGCGTTGGGCGATGCGCTGCATCTTCCTGCTCAATCCGTTTGGGCAGTGGCCGCCCTCCGGAACGGAGATATTGCTTGCGGTACGAGTGATGCGGTGGTTCGAGTGTTCACTACCGCGACGGATCGTACGGCCAGTGACGATCAGGTGGCCGCCTATCGCGTGGCAGTTGAAGTGCGCCAAGCGGAAGCCTCCAAGCAGCTCGGGGGAATGAATGTGAACGATCTGCCTGGTCCCGAATCGCTGCTATCCGAGGGACGTGAAGGTCAAACGCGCATCGTTCGCCACGCGGATGGCAAAATTCTCTGTTACCAATGGGATGCGAAAGCCAACAAGTGGGAGTGTGTCGGCGATGTGATGGGTGCGAGCGACGGAGATACCGGCAAGCAGCTTTACGAGGGTCGCGAGTATGATTACGTGTTTTCCGTCAACCTCACGGACGATGCGCCGAACTTGAAGCTACCGTACAATCGAGGCGAAGACCCGTGGTTCGTGGCACAACGTTtcatacacaaacacaacctGCCCCAAGTTTATCTCGATCAGGTGGCCAATTTCATTGTCAAAAACTCCGACAACGCCCCGGTGGCAAGTGCGACTGCCAACAGTTACTTCGATCCATTCACCGGTGGTTCACGGTACGTTCCCGGCTCGTCAGCAGGCTCACGCTTTGCGCCATCCTCTGCCAACACAGATCCGTTCACGGGCGCTTCCAGTTACACCACGCAAACGCCCAACGTGGTGGCACCGAATGTACCGCGCGCAACCGACGGTGGTAATGTGGACCCTTTCACAGCAAGTGGAAGCTACTCCACCGGATCGAAAGAAGTGAAGAAATGCAATACTCATTTCCCGCACCGTCACTACATTCTGATGGAAAACGCAGACCTCACGAAAGTGCTCGTAAAATTGAAGTAAGTAAACAGCGCAGAAATAAATTTCTGTCTTTGATGGCTGTTCCTCTTCTCCGTTACCAATACCGAGTggtattttcgttttttggcaGAGAGCTGAATGGTAAAATCGAAGATCGTAGCCTGCGGATGTCGGACGAGACGCTCGACGATGTCGTAAGATACGCGAGCGAAGTGCTCACTAGTAGCGGCGACCCGAACTCTGCTTGCTTAACGGCACTGAAGTATCTGTTCACGACTTGGCCCACGGAGCTCATGTTTCCGATCATGGACATAACACGACTGGTAGTACGAGAACCGCGCGCTTGCCAGGAGCTGTTCGATAGCTCATTCATCGGTGTGTTTCTGCAGCATACTAATCACCTCCCGGCCAATCAGCTGATGGCGGCCCGTTGCTTCACCAACATGATACCACACCAGGTTGGCCGCAatttggtggtggaaaatctgCGAGCCATTGTTGACCGAATTGCAAAGATCCACGCCGGCAGTAACAATCTCCAGATTGCTCTTGCAAGTTTCTATCTCAACCTATCGATGACACAGCTCGAGAAACTCTCTTCGGTCGAGTTCTGTAAAGTGCTGGCCAGCACGGTGGCCGAACTTCTCGGTTGGTTGACCGATCACGAAGCGACGTATAGGTGCTATCAGGCTCTCGGCAATTTGCTGAGTCTCCAGGGCACTGGGACGAGTGGAATCAGGGAGGTACTAAAATCAAACAGCGCCCTGACAGACCGGATACTGCTCAACATAAGCAGTGAGCTACCAAACTTCGGCAAGCTGAATGATTGTGCAAGCTATTTGTATGAACTGCTGCTTTAAACGGGAGTTTCCTTCActtcttttatgtttgcttcattttcttttagctttagaaacgaaacgaaagaatgCATAATAAAAGTTACAATTTGTCTTAGCTTCGTGTTACCAAGTGCCCGATAAGTGAAATACGTAAAATTATGTCCTAAGTAGCCAAGGGCGGCAACAGGTTATTTTGAGTGCTAGCATCCCCAAGTTCAGGAATACGGCGGATATCATCGAACTGATCATTTCTATGATTTATATATCACCATTCAActgttattttctttttagaaaagttttattttaatcaatattACACTTTCATTCGTTTTACATGTATAATTTCGTGTGCTGGACATTTTTCACCACCCGAAGAAAAGATCCATTGCTTTGTGCACGATTCCAGGGCCACGCCTCTGAGGGGTCGTCGGAGCCATCATGGGGCTTACGTCCTGCTCATTAGCATGCGACATGTTTATCAAAGATCGTACGCGGTTCAGAGGTTGGTTGTTCTGTGTTGCTGCTACGCTATCGCCATCATTCTCCTTTCCGACGATGGTCGAAACGTTGCAGTGCACCACGCCAATCATCAGTCCCGGGCTGATGACGCGCCCATTGTAATTGAGTGCCCGGATGCACTCGATCCGCGAACTGTAGTGTAGGTGCATCCAGTTGCCCCCTTGACTTGCCAACTGTTTGTCGATGATCGTGCCCAATGTGGAAAAGTGCAACTGCACTTCTTTGGTCGCGCTTGGCGGAAAACCAAATACCGTGATCCAGTTCGAAGTGACCGCGGAACCATTACTGTTCGCCATTGTCTGCGCGCTGGGCTGTTGTTGCGGCGGGTTGCCACCGAAGGGAGTGCCGGGAGGAGAAACGGGAA encodes the following:
- the LOC131212434 gene encoding phospholipase A-2-activating protein, producing the protein MVKIEDFKLSCELTGHKLDVRAVTEGNDFLVTGSRDKTAKIWAKQGHGYQDTETLRNHTNYVGAILFVEANGWICTASNDATIAIFRYPGPTDPIGVLKGHTSAVCALAVGNDGSTLISGSWDKTARLWTNVPGSMTNLALVGHEAAVWAVACLPSGRFLTGSADKSIFVWNETGQKLAVLKGHKDCVRGLCPLPETSGGGFLSCSNDATIRQWSDTYECVKEFHGHSNYIYSIARSDAWGDSVFVTAGEDSTVRMWHLREGALGDALHLPAQSVWAVAALRNGDIACGTSDAVVRVFTTATDRTASDDQVAAYRVAVEVRQAEASKQLGGMNVNDLPGPESLLSEGREGQTRIVRHADGKILCYQWDAKANKWECVGDVMGASDGDTGKQLYEGREYDYVFSVNLTDDAPNLKLPYNRGEDPWFVAQRFIHKHNLPQVYLDQVANFIVKNSDNAPVASATANSYFDPFTGGSRYVPGSSAGSRFAPSSANTDPFTGASSYTTQTPNVVAPNVPRATDGGNVDPFTASGSYSTGSKEVKKCNTHFPHRHYILMENADLTKVLVKLKELNGKIEDRSLRMSDETLDDVVRYASEVLTSSGDPNSACLTALKYLFTTWPTELMFPIMDITRLVVREPRACQELFDSSFIGVFLQHTNHLPANQLMAARCFTNMIPHQVGRNLVVENLRAIVDRIAKIHAGSNNLQIALASFYLNLSMTQLEKLSSVEFCKVLASTVAELLGWLTDHEATYRCYQALGNLLSLQGTGTSGIREVLKSNSALTDRILLNISSELPNFGKLNDCASYLYELLL